A stretch of Bacillus horti DNA encodes these proteins:
- a CDS encoding RNA polymerase sigma factor has protein sequence MEQDQWLYFLRTNFYELDHNAQKITYNEYRKLVYRDIYFLYRNHELAEDIVQETFFKVVDKAPKAKSIHKAWIIRIARNYAYDLFKKNKKYHHVPEPQVINDKKAPFLLPTVADQVEDHIRNEILHEALQALKPVYRQVLFMYYIEEKSYNEIAQKLGTSEQALAQMLVRARKKLYHYFSKRWVDADE, from the coding sequence GTGGAGCAGGATCAATGGTTGTATTTTTTACGCACTAATTTCTATGAATTAGACCACAATGCCCAGAAAATAACTTATAATGAATATCGGAAGCTAGTATATCGGGATATTTACTTTCTATACCGAAATCATGAGTTAGCTGAAGATATTGTACAAGAAACATTCTTTAAAGTAGTAGATAAGGCACCGAAGGCGAAATCCATTCACAAAGCGTGGATCATTAGAATTGCTAGAAACTATGCCTATGATTTATTTAAGAAAAACAAAAAATATCATCATGTACCGGAGCCTCAAGTCATTAATGATAAGAAGGCTCCTTTTTTACTCCCTACTGTAGCTGATCAAGTTGAAGATCATATTCGTAATGAAATCCTGCACGAAGCTCTTCAAGCGTTAAAGCCTGTATATCGTCAAGTTCTTTTCATGTATTACATTGAAGAGAAGTCATACAATGAAATTGCGCAGAAATTGGGTACGTCCGAGCAAGCGTTAGCCCAGATGTTGGTCAGAGCAAGAAAAAAGTTGTACCACTACTTTTCAAAAAGATGGGTTGATGCTGATGAGTGA